A genomic window from Hippocampus zosterae strain Florida chromosome 13, ASM2543408v3, whole genome shotgun sequence includes:
- the LOC127612626 gene encoding myeloid-associated differentiation marker homolog, with protein MPAIVLEASDFSSPLFLVRSCEVLFSCTTFSLVTALESSELTKNPLHLQHLPTIKIFCIFTWCFFFTVTLLIHLLSTIQFHSLLPVSWKNLTVTVAVLGSLMCLSASVFFPWLIMERQKAWPRPAAAAVTSVLTFLAYVSESYVLNSQVQEQKGFMGSLPGLLKIVQLWGSFHVIPLFVEEDHGLSNGFHRWQPWVSGTSYGVCILMSLVTMVVIWGEFAGRCCLPFDRLMLGFTIIGLLLYMVATVICFNKLLKLINSENKSSELVIMEVVVAFITLLSYTVDLTFSIKVLCDRSHT; from the coding sequence ATGCCCGCGATTGTTCTCGAGGCTAGTGACTTTTCAAGTCCTCTTTTTTTGGTGAGGTCATGCGAGGTCCTGTTTAGTTGTACTACATTCAGTCTGGTGACTGCACTAGAATCATCAGAGCTAACCAAGAATCCGCTGCATCTTCAACACCTCCCCACCATCAAGATCTTCTGCATATTTACCTGGTGCTTCTTCTTCACAGTGACCCTGCTGATCCACCTTCTCAGCACCATCCAATTTCACAGCCTCCTTCCAGTGTCATGGAAAAACCTGACTGTGACCGTGGCAGTTTTGGGGTCTCTGATGTGTCTCAGCGCCTCCGTATTTTTTCCATGGCTCATCATGGAGCGCCAAAAAGCCTGGCCACGACCTGCGGCGGCTGCCGTGACATCAGTCCTCACTTTCCTCGCCTACGTCTCGGAGTCCTACGTCCTCAACTCCCAAGTCCAGGAGCAAAAAGGTTTTATGGGCAGCCTACCTGGTCTTCTCAAGATTGTGCAACTTTGGGGAAGTTTTCATGTGATTCCTCTGTTTGTGGAAGAAGATCATGGCCTGTCTAATGGATTCCATCGTTGGCAGCCGTGGGTGTCTGGAACGTCTTATGGCGTCTGTATCCTCATGTCTCTTGTCACAATGGTCGTAATATGGGGTGAATTTGCAGGGCGGTGTTGTCTCCCTTTTGACAGATTAATGCTTGGCTTCACGATTATTGGACTCCTGCTATATATGGTTGCTACCGTAATTTGTTTTAACAAGCTACTAAAGCTaatcaacagtgaaaacaaaagttCAGAGCTGGTTATAATGGAGGTAGTGGTTGCTTTTATCACACTGTTATCTTATACTGTGGACCTTACATTCTCTATTAAAGTCTTGTGTGACAGGAGTCACACATGA